One stretch of Schizosaccharomyces pombe strain 972h- genome assembly, chromosome: III DNA includes these proteins:
- the dad5 gene encoding DASH complex subunit Dad5, whose amino-acid sequence MRRSTIVPTSRTSSSSPSPSQMKSFQMNRLVDQLSKLQSNMSHLENHLHVTAIQAEAIRRLGALQASLLMASGRVMSEARIQKSSDAVEEDVPM is encoded by the coding sequence ATGCGTCGTTCTACCATTGTGCCAACTAGTCGAACAAGCAGTTCATCTCCATCTCCCAGTCAAATGAAAAGCTTTCAAATGAATCGTTTGGTGGACCAACTGTCCAAGTTGCAATCCAACATGTCTCATTTGGAAAACCACTTACATGTTACCGCAATTCAAGCAGAAGCCATCCGACGTCTTGGTGCTCTTCAGGCCTCGCTTCTGATGGCGTCTGGTCGCGTTATGTCCGAAGCGAGGATTCAAAAGTCTTCAGATGCTGTGGAAGAAGACGTTCCTATGTGA
- the cfh2 gene encoding chitin synthase regulatory factor, whose product MLVSNGGTGSAHEWDRTTIDYDIEPSSDTHAIEISSNDDYLHPLAQFKKSEEFDEVPTNTLIHEVPSFSDSASNIQSQRNLSPFKELEIVSKKKSEQTFSSAVDFSAINVKNLNLKSGLFDPEPPSYDPDYAFNQRSLQSDPGSDEMFRNFKKSISLEELKSSYKLASAEMCEPETRLSFLQLALQAEKSSSRRNREYVARKKEEAFDYLTSFVSQGNSFFGYSEALYLLAVCYGTGALRTEINEKEAYRLYKMAADLNHVQAAYRVAICLQMGFGVTQNTEEAIHYFFRAASGQHVGAMHRMALIYFRGLMSVKRDPVKAMYYLNLGALEADHEFPQALYDLAELYEHGSSYLDGLLELSPRKAFVLYHIAAKYGLKDAQLRVARCFELGQLECDINLVRSFVWYRRLARKRNPEAMWKLSQFYLNGVDDVIYPNPELANEWAKAAAYKNHHLASTFVQDVGKEDVFEKTSITISNEERKSRNSESLPKKKKRLSMLSFKRSKNRESCIIS is encoded by the coding sequence ATGCTAGTTAGCAATGGCGGCACTGGGAGTGCTCACGAGTGGGACAGAACGACAATTGATTATGATATCGAGCCTAGCTCAGACACCCATGCCATTGAAATTAGCTCTAACGATGATTATCTTCATCCTTTGGCTCAGTTTAAGAAATCGGAAGAGTTTGACGAAGTACCTACCAATACCCTGATTCATGAAGTACCGTCATTTTCCGATTCTGCATCGAATATTCAGTCACAGCGAAATCTTAGCCCCTTCAAAGAGCTCGAAATAGtgtcgaaaaaaaaatcggaACAGACGTTTTCATCTGCCGTGGATTTTTCCGCTATCAAcgtgaaaaatttaaatttaaagagtGGTCTTTTCGATCCTGAACCGCCATCTTACGATCCAGATTATGCATTCAATCAACGCTCTTTGCAATCCGATCCCGGTTCCGATGAAATGTTCCgcaacttcaaaaaaagcattaGCTTGGAGGAGTTGAAAAGTTCATACAAGTTAGCCAGTGCTGAGATGTGTGAACCAGAAACTagactttcttttttgcaacTTGCTCTTCAAGCGGAAAAATCCTCTAGTCGCCGCAACAGAGAGTATGTTGCTAGGAAAAAAGAGGAGGCTTTTGATTATTTGACTTCGTTTGTATCTCAAggaaattctttttttggctATTCAGAAGCACTTTATCTGTTGGCTGTATGCTATGGAACCGGTGCATTGAGAACGGAAATTAATGAGAAGGAAGCATATCGACTGTATAAAATGGCGGCCGACTTGAATCACGTGCAGGCTGCCTATAGGGTTGCCATATGTCTGCAGATGGGATTTGGTGTGACCCAGAACACTGAAGAAGCTattcattatttctttaGAGCAGCGTCTGGACAACACGTTGGTGCCATGCATAGAATGGCCCTCATCTATTTCCGTGGTTTGATGTCAGTTAAGCGTGATCCAGTGAAAGCTATGTACTATTTGAATTTGGGAGCTCTTGAGGCTGATCATGAATTTCCTCAGGCCCTTTATGACTTAGCGGAGCTGTATGAGCACGGCTCTTCGTATTTAGATGGATTATTAGAGTTGAGCCCAAGAAAggcttttgttttgtatcACATAGCTGCCAAGTATGGATTGAAAGATGCACAGCTTCGTGTGGCTCGATGTTTTGAGCTTGGTCAACTGGAATGTGACATTAATCTTGTTCGGAGCTTTGTGTGGTATCGACGATTAGCGAGGAAGAGGAATCCTGAAGCTATGTGGAAACTTTCCcagttttatttgaatgGAGTTGACGATGTCATCTATCCCAATCCCGAGCTTGCTAACGAATGGGCGAAAGCGGCAGCTTACAAGAATCATCATCTAGCGTCTACCTTTGTGCAAGACGTTGGAAAAGAAGATGTTTTTGAGAAGACTTCCATCACCATCAGTAACGAGGAGAGGAAGTCTCGAAACAGTGAAAGTCTGCCTAAGAAGAAGAAACGATTGAGTATGCTTTCTTTCAAGCGTTCTAAAAACAGAGAATCATGCATTATATCGTAA
- the mug27 gene encoding protein kinase Mug27/Slk1 codes for MDLLGLKELDNNKLVSKAKENGVEFSDLFLLSSGYLRDRENASASVSSKNERMVLNEERQNCWTKRNDPKGLTYYQLLKPSEVEILSRPETRRKRMACQVFFLNYYISTIEYHKLRKERLEEFTACTSSLKQSKQKRLWKEHCGRERAFLRKKRTKIQCSHFDLLVKLGQGGYGSVWLAKKRNTHELLAMKMMKKSTLQQLNEVKHILNERDILTNTNSEWLVKLYYAFQDKEKVYLAMEYVPGGDFRTFLTTKGLLHENQTRFYLAEMVAAISAVHKLGYMHRDLKPENFLIDQKGHIKLSDFGLSTAIVTSNQVNRLQHALVSAVNPQRPYLTQKQRRNIYKALLEKNENKVNSVVGSPEYMAPEVVYGKKYDRTVDYWSLGCICYECLVGYPPFSGSTLQETWTNLYYWREMLQRPSKNENGIYDKKARSVSDEAWSFITKCLTEPTSRFQSTIEIQKHPFFKRLHWNGLRKRAVPPFVPRLENQLDTSYFDDFNDEQVLDAYKDVYEKQRKAEQKAKSNGVMNGNQRQFLGFTFKYRPNARKPLVGRHREKRQLRKEKPEKKNNSTKQKDLITVSHNKGTTAIEDLDEDKRSKTKGHKTKSSRVHRLLERKGKDLYEFLL; via the exons ATGGACCTACTGGGCCTTAAAGAATTAGACAATAACAAACTAGTATCAAaggcaaaagaaaatggagTCGAATTTtctgatttatttttactatcAAGCGGCTATTTACGAGACAGGGAAAATGCGTCAGCAAGTGTGTCTTCGAAAAATGAACGCATGGTGCTCAACGAAGAAAGACAAAATTGCTGGacgaaaagaaatgatCCTAAAGGTTTAACTTACTACCAATTACTAAAGCCCAGTGAAGTTGAAATACTTAGTCGACCCGAGACAAGAAGAAAGCGGATGGCCTGTCAAGTTTTCTTCCTCAATTACTATATTAGCACAATTGAGTACCATAAACTAAGGAAGGAAAGATTGGAAGAATTTACAGCGTGTACATCGTCATTAAAACAATCTAAACAGAAGCGACTATGGAAAGAGCATTGTGGAAGGGAAAGAGcatttttgagaaaaaaaagaaccaAGATTCAATGTAGCCATTTCGATTTATTAGTAAAGCTTGGACAAGGAGGATATGGTTCTGTGTGGCTTGCTAAAAAGCGCAACACACACGAATTGTTAgcaatgaaaatgatgaaaaaatcaacattaCAGCAACTTAATGAA GTGAAACACATATTGAATGAAAGAGATATACTAACGAATACTAATTCCGAATGGCTTGTAAAACTGTATTATGCCTTTCAAGATAAGGAAAAAGTATATCTAGCAATGGAATACGTCCCTGGAGGAGATTTTCGAACTTTTTTGACTACCAAGGGGCTTTTGCATGAAAATCAAACCCGATTTTACCTAGCAGAAATGGTCGCTGCAATCAGTGCAGTCCACAAACTAGGTTATATGCATCGTGATTTAAAGCCCGAgaactttttaattgatcaaAAGGGACATATCAAGCTTAGTGACTTTGGGCTAAGTACTGCAATTGTTACATCGAATCAGGTAAATCGACTTCAACATGCACTAGTGAGCGCGGTTAATCCTCAGAGACCTTATTTAACacaaaagcaaagaagAAACATTTATAAAGCgcttttggaaaagaatGAGAACAAG gtAAATTCCGTTGTTGGATCTCCTGAATACATGGCTCCAGAAGTTGTTTACGGAAAGAAATACGATAGGACCGTAGACTACTGGTCACTTGGCTGCATATGTTATGAATGTCTGGTAGGATATCCTCCCTTTTCTGGGTCAACGCTCCAAGAAACGTGGACTAATCTATACTACTGGCGAGAAATGTTGCAGAGACCCtccaaaaatgaaaatggaaTTTACGACAAAAAAGCGAGATCGGTTTCAGACGAGGCATGGTCTTTCATCACCAAGTGTCTAACAGAACCAACGTCAAGATTTCAAAGCACAATCGAAATCCAAAAGcatccattttttaagagaCTCCATTGGAACGGTTTGCGGAAAAGAGCTGTGCCACCATTTGTTCCCCGCTTGGAGAATCAACTTGATACTTCCTATTTTGATGATTTCAATGACGAACAGGTACTAGATGCGTACAAAGATGTGTACGAAAAGCAAAGGAAGGCAGagcaaaaagcaaaaagcaATGGAGTTATGAACGGTAATCAAAGACAATTTCTTGGTTTCACCTTCAAGTATCGACCCAACGCAAGAAAGCCACTGGTGGGTCGGCATCGTGAAAAGCGACAACTTCGCAAAGAGAAACcggagaagaaaaataatagcACTAAACAAAAGGATTTAATCACCGTTAGTCATAACAAAGGCACCACTGCTATTGAGGACCTGGATGAGGACAAGCGATCAAAAACAAAGGGTCACAAAACTAAGTCATCAAGAGTCCATCGGCTTCTGGAAAGAAAAGGCAAAGACCTGTATGAATTTTTGCTCTAA
- the mto1 gene encoding gamma tubulin complex linker Mto1 codes for MEENSSELDSNNFNVLVDNLAGLSLTDEEVRRILSPRKEGSRQLPSSTSKDEDSEEASHKYDFEIDRDSLKSDSGSPRLHQNATAPTSSTPLQSPDESVNKLNSEDEEGNSSVAPFFLDTTNFDRLNDNITTDDEQLSPVLTANQGFQSQEQYEEDSYNNYDYTSDPSSPNYISSSLDQLPHLDDEDDLQLTPIKEERNYLHSQDAPTTNALSKKISDILIPASAMKDLKDRKNALAKEFEESQPGSSLTLKEQANVIDNLRKEVFGLKLKCYFLYDQLNKFHDQEVQDIMKQNIDLKTLTMELQRAVAGYEKKISGLESRIKPDQSFNLSTPSPAPSNLITLQSRYSQALSELETTKRAFAALRKEKSKKTNYSVGAYNEDRNVLSNMLDNERREKEALLQELESLRVQLSKKVPMPAKNTDERVIETLQRSNELLRMDISMQNEALLLRKQENDRLVKQVEELTVALNSGKMNAIVEAESSKNELWDSMMVSRMKTQEQSIELTRLYKQLQDIEEDYENKLMRMEQQWREDVDQLQEYVEEITQELQDTKEVLSKSSKESDDYEEVVGKLRTEAEREIEKFEKTIRENEESISLFKEEVEKLTDEITQLSERYNDKCHEFDELQKRLQTLEEENNKAKEDSTSKTSNLLEQLKMTEAEVDSLRKENEENKQVIALKESELVKSNDNKLLLNEQIESLNDQLSQLKTEMESVTTSKESLADYLSNLKERHNDELDSLNKKLREFEGILSSNSSLKSEIEERNNQYVTLRENFDSLQNAIMETFDKQVTHCSVNHLVQQIRKLKDENKKDQSGTDKLMKKIYHCEQSLKEKTNSLETLVSEKKELKNLLDAERRSKKAIQLELENLSSQAFRRNLSGSSSPSERSQSRELKLLQASEKRLKEQVEERNSLIKNIVTRFTQLNTGSKPVNTNVEALTTISSMNQAVNMNFRELDKSIQEFKRKCQSMEREFKTELRKLDGVLEARSKRLSQLEERVKLLGAGSTSSIPNSPRASKRVSLDSEDKKLVPASPDKSAVQRGITALKRDAEGMSHIWQLRLREMEFQLKAEQEGRKRDKLGARERLQDLIRQNRSLSRQIKTDKESNSRSPSISSQEHK; via the coding sequence ATGGAAGAAAATTCCAGTGAGTTAGATAGTAATAACTTTAATGTTCTAGTGGATAATTTAGCTGGTCTTTCGCTGACGGACGAGGAAGTTCGTCGCATTTTATCACCCAGAAAGGAAGGATCTCGGCAATTACCCTCTTCTACATCAAAAGACGAAGATTCGGAAGAAGCTTCTCATAAGtatgattttgaaattgatagagattctttaaaatcTGATTCTGGATCACCTCGTCTCCATCAAAATGCTACTGCTCCAACGAGCTCTACTCCGCTTCAATCTCCCGATGAATCAGTCAATAAATTGAATAGCGAGGACGAGGAGGGAAATAGTTCTGTTgcacctttttttttggatactACGAATTTTGATCGTCTCAATGACAACATTACTACTGATGATGAACAGCTTTCTCCCGTACTTACGGCTAATCAAGGGTTTCAGAGCCAAGAGCAGTATGAAGAAGATAGTTACAATAATTACGATTATACTTCGGACCCTTCAAGTCCGAACTATATCTCTTCTTCTCTAGATCAGTTACCTCATTTGgatgatgaagatgatttGCAATTAACCccaataaaagaagaacgaaattatttacattcTCAAGATGCCCCCACTACCAATGCTTTAAGCAAAAAGATCTCCGATATATTGATACCGGCGTCTGCTATGAAAGACCTAAAAGACAGGAAAAATGCACTTGCCAAAGAGTTTGAGGAATCTCAGCCCGGCTCCTCCTTAACTTTAAAGGAACAAGCAAACGTGATTGATAATTTGAGAAAGGAAGTGTTTGGGTTGAAACTGAAATGCTACTTTCTATACGatcaattaaataaattccaCGATCAGGAGGTTCAAGATATTATGAAGCAAAACATCGATTTGAAGACCCTTACTATGGAGCTTCAACGAGCCGTTGCAGGCtatgagaaaaaaatatctgGATTAGAAAGCCGGATTAAGCCTGATCAGTCTTTTAACCTTTCCACCCCCAGCCCGGCCCCTTCAAACCTAATTACTCTTCAATCGAGGTATTCGCAGGCTCTTTCAGAGCTTGAAACTACCAAAAGAGCGTTTGCGGCTttgagaaaagaaaaatcaaagaagaCGAATTATTCTGTTGGGGCATACAATGAAGATCGTAATGTACTGTCAAATATGCTTGATAACGAACGGCGGGAAAAGGAAGCTCTATTGCAAGAGTTGGAATCCCTTCGCGTACAGTTATCCAAAAAAGTTCCTATGCCTGCAAAAAATACTGATGAGCGTGTTATTGAAACACTTCAGCGTAGTAATGAACTGTTGAGGATGGACATATCTATGCAAAATGAAGCATTACTACTTCGCAAGCAGGAAAATGATCGCCTGGTTAAACAAGTGGAGGAGCTTACCGTTGCTTTGAATTCAGGGAAGATGAATGCGATTGTAGAGGCAGAATCAAGCAAGAATGAATTGTGGGATTCTATGATGGTATCTAGAATGAAAACCCAAGAGCAATCAATTGAACTTACTCGTTTATATAAACAGTTGCAAGATATTGAAGAGgattatgaaaataaattgatgaGAATGGAGCAACAATGGCGGGAAGATGTTGACCAACTCCAGGAATATGTCGAAGAGATTACCCAAGAACTCCAGGATACCAAAGAGGTGCTGTCAAAGTCTTCAAAAGAGTCTGATGATTACGAAGAAGTAGTAGGTAAACTTAGGACTGAAGCAGAGCGTGAAATTGAGAAATTCGAGAAAACAATACGGGAAAATGAGGAGAGTATCTCTTTATTCAAAGAAGAGGTTGAAAAGCTTACTGATGAAATTACCCAATTGTCAGAACGTTATAACGATAAATGCCATGAATTTGACGAATTACAAAAGCGGCTGCAAActttggaagaagaaaataataaagcgAAGGAAGATTCAACTTCAAAGACATCAAATCTTCTTGAACAGTTGAAAATGACAGAAGCAGAAGTTGATTCTTTAAGGaaggaaaatgaagaaaacaagCAAGTAATTGCTTTGAAAGAAAGCGAGCTGGTGAAAAGTAACGATAACAAACTTTTACTCAATGAGCAAATTGAGTCGTTAAATGATCAACTTAGTCAGTTAAAAACTGAAATGGAAAGCGTTACAACGAGTAAAGAATCGTTAGCCGATTATCTTAGCAACTTGAAGGAAAGGCACAATGACGAATTagattcattaaataaaaaacttcGTGAATTTGAAGGTATATTGTCATCAAActcttctttaaaaagtgAGATTgaggaaagaaataatcAATACGTTACCCTTCGCGAAAATTTCGATTCTTTGCAGAATGCTATTATGGAAACATTTGATAAACAGGTCACCCACTGCTCGGTTAACCATTTGGTACAACAGATAAGAAAACTAAAAGATGAGAATAAAAAGGATCAGTCTGGTACTGATAagttgatgaaaaaaatctacCATTGTGAGCaaagtttaaaagaaaaaacaaactcTTTGGAGACGTTAGTGTCTGAAAAGAAGGAGTTAAAGAACTTACTGGATGCGGAAAGACGATCCAAAAAAGCAATCCAATTAGAGTTGGAAAATTTGTCTTCACAAGCTTTCAGAAGAAACCTCTCTGGATCTTCCAGTCCTTCTGAAAGGAGTCAATCTAGAGAACTTAAACTTTTACAAGCATCTGAAAAACGCCTTAAAGAGCAAGtggaagaaagaaattccCTCATAAAAAACATTGTCACTCGTTTTACCCAACTGAATACGGGAAGTAAGCCTGTAAATACCAACGTTGAAGCATTGACGACAATTTCAAGCATGAATCAGGCAGTAAATATGAATTTTAGGGAGTTGGACAAATCCATTCAAGAATTCAAACGGAAGTGTCAATCAATGGAGCGGGAATTTAAGACCGAACTCAGGAAGCTTGATGGTGTACTTGAGGCTAGAAGTAAGCGTTTATCACAGTTGGAAGAACGAGTGAAACTTTTAGGCGCTGGGTCAACTTCATCTATTCCAAATTCGCCAAGGGCTTCAAAACGCGTTAGTTTGGATTCCGAGGATAAAAAGCTTGTTCCCGCTTCTCCAGATAAGTCAGCAGTTCAAAGAGGTATCACAGCTTTGAAACGAGATGCTGAAGGAATGAGCCATATATGGCAGTTGAGACTAAGAGAGATGGAGTTTCAACTCAAGGCTGAGCAAGAAGGTCGTAAAAGAGACAAGTTGGGTGCCAGAGAAAGGCTTCAAGATTTGATTCGACAAAACAGGAGTCTTTCAAGGCAAATAAAAACGGATAAAGAAAGCAATTCTAGGTCTCCTTCTATATCATCACAAGaacataaataa
- the tef3 gene encoding translation elongation factor eEF3: MSAKSENKQSVKALEELLKHLTVCDAAEEADAAKALASFVNGPIEEQDAPSQVFSAISKQLNDKNATARERVLKGLEAVANHGSVAADVEPYLVELLPAVIAKVADKQNAVRDAAIAASKAIVRCTTPYAVKAIVPSVLESIHTTGKWNEKMNSLQLLDVLVEVAPSQLSYSLPQIIPVVSESMWDTKAEVKKQSKETMTKVCTLIANADIDRFIPELINCIAHPEEVPETIHSLGATTFVTEVQAPTLSIMVPLLARGLNERSTPIKRKTAVIIDNMSKLVEDPQVVAPFLPKLLPGLYHIKDTIGDPECRSVVQRAITTLERVGNVVDGKIPEVSTAANPEVCLETLKAVLGEIKVPTNEEVIAKYVANIAAQLVEEKDNENESWVLNITPYLTAFIDEAHIHKIVEQLRTRSIAKIPGGASHAEEEEEGEDLCNCEFSLAYGAKILLNRTRLRLKRGRRYGLCGPNGSGKSTLMRAIVNGQVEGFPTHLRTVYVEHDIDESEADTPSVDFILQDPAVPIKDRDEIVKALKENSFTDELINMPIGSLSGGWKMKLALTRAMFKNPDILLLDEPTNHLDVVNVAWLENFLVNQKDVSSIIVSHDSGFLDHVVQAIIHYERFKLRKYLGNMSEFVKKVPSAKSYYELGASEMEFKFPEPGFLEGVKTKQRAIIKVQHMSFQYPGTSKPQLNDISFQVSLSSRIAVIGPNGAGKSTLIKVLTGELLPTVGEIYQHENCRIAYVAQAAFTHLGHHPDKTPSEYIQWRFQSGEDLEAMDKASRVISEADEEAMKNKIFKIEGTQRKILGIHSRRKLKNSYEYECSFLVGENIGMKSERWVPMMSSDNAWLPRGELMETHAKMVAEVDRAEALKSGQFRPLVRKEIEEHCSLLGLDAELVSHSRIKGLSGGQKVKLVLAACTWLRPHVIVLDEPTNYLDRDSLGALSKGLKNFGGGVVLVTHSREFTEGLTEEVWAVNNGHMTPSGHNWVSGQGSGPRIQEKEEGDTFDAFGNKIEKAKKAKKLTGAELRKKKKERMARRKAGLEVSDDEL, translated from the coding sequence ATGTCTGCAAAGAGTGAGAATAAGCAGTCAGTCAAAGCTCTTGAAGAGTTGTTGAAGCACCTTACTGTCTGCGATGCCGCAGAGGAAGCTGATGCTGCCAAGGCTTTGGCTTCTTTTGTCAACGGACCCATCGAAGAGCAAGACGCGCCTTCTCAAGTTTTCTCTGCTATTTCCAAGCAGTTGAACGACAAGAACGCCACTGCTCGTGAGCGTGTCTTGAAGGGTCTTGAGGCCGTTGCCAACCATGGTAGTGTTGCCGCTGATGTCGAGCCTTACTTGGTCGAGTTGTTGCCCGCCGTCATCGCCAAGGTTGCTGACAAGCAAAACGCTGTCAGAGATGCTGCCATTGCTGCTTCTAAGGCTATTGTCCGTTGCACTACCCCTTATGCCGTCAAGGCCATCGTCCCCTCTGTTCTCGAGTCCATCCACACCACTGGTAAGTGGAATGAGAAGATGAACTCTTTGCAACTTTTGGATGTTCTCGTTGAGGTTGCTCCTTCCCAATTATCCTACTCCCTTCCTCAAATTATCCCTGTTGTTTCCGAGTCCATGTGGGATACCAAGGCTGAGGTTAAGAAGCAATCCAAGGAAACCATGACCAAGGTCTGTACTTTGATTGCCAACGCCGATATTGACCGTTTCATTCCTGAGCTTATCAACTGTATTGCTCACCCCGAGGAGGTCCCTGAGACTATTCACTCTTTGGGTGCCACTACTTTCGTTACTGAAGTCCAGGCCCCCACTTTGTCTATCATGGTCCCCTTGTTGGCCCGTGGTTTGAATGAGCGTTCCACTCCCATTAAGCGTAAGACTGCTGTCATTATTGACAACATGTCCAAGCTTGTCGAGGATCCTCAAGTCGTCGCTCCTTTCTTGCCCAAGCTTTTGCCTGGTTTGTACCACATCAAGGACACCATTGGTGACCCTGAATGTCGTTCCGTTGTTCAACGTGCCATCACCACTTTAGAGCGTGTTGGTAACGTTGTTGACGGTAAGATCCCTGAGGTTTCTACCGCCGCCAACCCTGAAGTTTGTCTCGAAACTTTGAAGGCTGTTCTCGGTGAGATCAAGGTCCCCACCAACGAGGAGGTTATTGCTAAGTACGTTGCTAACATTGCTGCCCAACTCGTTGAAGAGAAGGATAACGAAAATGAGTCCTGGGTTCTCAACATCACTCCTTACTTGACTGCCTTCATTGACGAGGCCCACATTCACAAGATCGTTGAGCAACTCCGTACCCGCTCTATCGCCAAGATTCCTGGTGGTGCTTCTCATGCTGAGGAGGAAGAGGAGGGTGAGGATCTTTGCAACTGTGAGTTCTCTCTTGCTTATGGTGCCAAGATTCTTCTTAACCGTACTCGTCTCCGTCTTAAGCGTGGTCGTCGTTATGGTCTTTGCGGTCCTAACGGTTCCGGTAAGTCTACCCTTATGCGTGCCATTGTCAACGGTCAAGTTGAAGGTTTCCCTACTCATCTCCGTACCGTCTACGTTGAGCACGATATCGACGAGTCTGAAGCCGACACTCCTTCCGTCGATTTCATTCTCCAAGATCCCGCTGTCCCCATCAAGGACCGTGATGAAATTGTCAAGGCTTTGAAGGAGAACTCTTTCACCGATGAACTCATTAACATGCCTATCGGTTCCCTTTCTGGTGGTTGGAAGATGAAATTGGCTCTTACCCGTGCTATGTTCAAGAACCCCGATATTCTTTTGCTTGATGAGCCTACCAACCATCTTGACGTTGTCAATGTTGCCTGGTTGGAGAACTTTTTGGTTAACCAAAAGGATGTTTCTTCCATCATTGTCTCTCACGACTCTGGTTTCTTGGACCACGTTGTTCAAGCCATTATCCACTACGAGCGTTTCAAGCTTCGTAAGTATCTTGGTAACATGTCCGAGTTCGTTAAGAAGGTTCCTTCCGCCAAGTCCTACTATGAGTTGGGTGCCTCCGAAATGGAATTCAAATTCCCTGAACCCGGTTTCTTGGAAGGTGTTAAGACCAAGCAACGTGCTATCATCAAGGTCCAACACATGTCTTTCCAATACCCTGGTACCTCAAAGCCTCAATTGAACGACATTTCTTTCCAAGTTTCTCTCTCTTCTCGTATTGCCGTTATTGGTCCCAACGGTGCCGGTAAATCTACCTTGATTAAGGTTCTTACTGGTGAATTGTTGCCCACTGTTGGTGAAATTTACCAACACGAGAACTGCCGTATCGCCTACGTTGCCCAAGCCGCTTTCACTCACTTGGGTCATCACCCTGATAAGACTCCCTCAGAATATATCCAATGGCGTTTCCAATCTGGTGAAGATTTGGAGGCTATGGATAAGGCTTCTCGTGTCATCAGCGAGGCTGATGAGGAGGCTATGAAGAACAAGATCTTCAAGATTGAGGGAACTCAACGTAAGATTTTGGGTATCCACAGCCGTCGTAAGCTCAAGAACTCTTATGAGTATGAGTGCTCTTTCCTCGTCGGTGAGAACATTGGCATGAAGAGTGAGCGCTGGGTTCCTATGATGTCTTCCGACAATGCTTGGTTACCTCGTGGTGAACTTATGGAGACTCACGCTAAGATGGTTGCTGAAGTTGACCGTGCTGAGGCCTTGAAGAGTGGTCAATTCCGTCCCTTGGTCCGTAAGGAGATTGAGGAGCACTGCAGCCTTTTGGGTCTTGATGCTGAGTTGGTTTCTCACTCTCGTATCAAGGGTCTTTCTGGTGGACAAAAGGTCAAGCTTGTCTTGGCTGCTTGTACCTGGTTGCGTCCTCACGTCATCGTTCTTGACGAGCCTACCAACTATCTTGATCGTGACTCTCTTGGTGCTCTTTCCAAGGGTCTTAAGAACTTTGGTGGTGGTGTCGTTTTGGTCACTCACTCCCGTGAGTTCACTGAAGGTTTGACTGAGGAAGTTTGGGCTGTCAACAACGGTCACATGACTCCTTCCGGTCACAACTGGGTTTCCGGTCAAGGTTCTGGTCCTCGTATCCAAGAGAAGGAGGAGGGCGATACTTTTGATGCTTTCGGTaacaaaattgaaaagGCTAAGAAGGCCAAGAAGCTCACTGGTGCTGAGCTCCGtaagaagaagaaggagCGTATGGCTCGTCGTAAGGCTGGTCTTGAGGTCAGTGACGATGAGCTGTAA